The genomic stretch CATTCGGTATCAAAGAGGGAGATCCGATGTGGCGCTCCGAAGCGCAGAAAGTGAAGATCTGGTAAGTGACTCAGCCGGGTCACCACCACGACCAGAATTCGACTCTCACGAACCGAACGAGCCGCCGCCCGATGATATTGATGAGAGGCTGATCGCCGCAGTAGATTTTCGCGTTTCCGCTCATCTCGGGCTTGAGGAGCATTGATGAATTCTCGAGGGAAGTCATGACGAGGATCGTCCGGTCATCCCTCAATTCTGTTTGCTTCACGGCGATGGGCGCTATCGAGCTGACCGTACCCTCAAAATCGAGGCTCGGAAACGCCTGAGCCTTGAGAACCACTTTCTCCCCCAGCCTGACGTCCGCGATCTCCTTCTCGGGTACCGAAATCTCCGCGGTGACGGTCTTGATATCGTTCACCGCGGCAATGAGGTCCCCCTTCTTTACATTCTGGCCGATCTTCTCCCTCAATTTGTGCGAGGTGACGACGCCGGAGATCGGGCTTGTGATCGTGAGGAGTTGTACCTGCCGTCCAAGGTAGTCCTTCTGCGCTTCCAAACTCCCGATTTTTGCCTGCAATGCCTCGATGACCTCTTTTCTGCTGCCGGCCTGCAGCAACCTCAGCTCGTCGGCGGCCTCATCCAGCTCCTTTTTCCGTACGACAGATGTCCCCTCCGTCTCGGTGAAGTTCTTTTGAGAAATAATCTGTTTCTCAAGAAGCGACTTATCCATGTCGAGGTCTTTGTTCGCGTACTTAAGGCGCTCCACGGCTTTGGCAAGACGGGTCTTGGCAAGCTCAATCTCCTCCGGCCGTGCGCCCGCCTGGAGCAGTTTAAGCTGCGCCCTATTCTCGTCGATCTGAGCTTTGATTTTCGCCAGTTCGGAGCTGTACTCTCTGTCGCCGAGGCGTGCGATCGGGGCGCCTTTTTCGACGACGTCCCCTTCGTCATGGAAGATTTCCTCGATGATACCTTCCACTTCGCCCCGGACCTCCGCGTTGCGGCTCGGCAGAATGGTAAACTGTCCCGAGACCTTGAGCTCGCCGCGGTAGAACACGAGGAATAGGAGGAGCACGGCTCCAACCACAAGAAATTTAACCGGTTTACTTACGCGCTTCATTATGGATTGGCTATTCGTGAAAACCGACAGAGGGCGCCGCAGAATTCTCCTGAGTGTCCCCCGAAAGAGCCCTGTCAGCAAGAGGACAAATATAACAAATCCCCAGCCTTGATACCGGGAGGTCAAAAACCCTCCAAGCCTCGAAAGGACAAAGCTGAACAACCAGTACGAATAGACAGAGGCGAGCACGCTATAGATGAGGAAAATCCGCCGTTGGCGCGGGGTTATTTTCTTCATCTGCCCTGCTGCAGAGCTCCAGAACCTGCCGACCGTCCCTCTCAGATACTCGAACGCTTTTCGCCGGAGGTTGGGAATCTCCAGATAGTCGCTCAGGAGGTAATAGCCGTCCAATTTTATCAGCGGATTGAGATTGAAAAGAGACTTGATGCCGGAAGTTGCCGTGATGACCACCGCCATATTATTCACGACGCTGCCGGGATCCGTCACCCGCCAGACGATCGTTGCAAGGGCCCAGAGAAAAATCTCGAAATAGGCTCCCGCAAACGTGACCCAGAGCCGTTTTGACTTCTCCCTGAAGAGCCAGGCGTCGCTCACATTGCAATAGAATGCGGGTTGGAAATACAGGAGCAGGAATCCGACCTCGTGGACGCTTCCCCCAAATCGTTTGCAGCTCACCCCGTGGGAAGTCTCATGGGCTGCGATGACAAACAACACCACCACCCAGGCGAACAAGAGCGATTGAAACTGGAGCAGGTTCCCGAAACTAACCCTGAGCTCGTTCCAGTTCGAAAACGTGATCGCCCCCGCGAACAGGATCAGAAGGCCCGACCCGACGACGAACGACGGAGTGAAGAGGAAGCCCAGCCGTTTCGCCAATCGGCCGAACAGCAGGTCGGGATCAAAAAGCTTTACTCGCACGTAGAAGGGGTTTCCGCGAATCCTCCCGGGTGCCGCCGGAATGGATCCCGTACCGCTCCGGCCTTCTGCCAGAAGGCCCTTCTGCCTCAGGTTATTAATGAACCGGTCGAGGGTCTCGCGCGGGAGCGTACCGCCCAGCTCTCGTTCAGCCATCGTCTTCACGGTCTCGAGAGAATTCCTTCCATCCAGCTGCCGCAGGATGACAGCTTCGGCCTCCTTGAAGCTGAAAAACCTCCCCGACACAGGGTCCTTAAGGACGAACCCCGTCTCTTCGGTTAAGTCGTGACGGCTGATAACAAGATCGCTACGTAGCCTCAGTTCAGAAGTTTCCATCCAAATTACGTTAGATACAAAATGGCGAAGGCCACCCTATCAGGGAAGCCTCCGCCATTCTTGTTTGTTGGATTTGCCTCGAGCCGAACCAGGTTTGTTTCAGGCATTCCGACAGCAAAGGTGCCATGGAGTCCGCCGTGCCTGTGCCCGGATCAGTTCGAATGCGGATTAGTGGCCTCCCTGGTTGCCCGGCTGGCCTTCGTATCCCAGAGTACCGTTGCCCTGGTTACCGGGTTGCCCCTCGTACCCGAGTTGCCCCGGGGCCTGAGAGGGAGCGATTTTCTCTTCGAGTTCTTCGAACTCGAGAGTGATCTCTCGATCTTTCTCCATTGTTGTCACCTCCTTTCCTGTTACCTATCCCGACAACAATAAGCTAATACCTGAACATCGAGCGAGAAAAAAGAATTCCAAAAAAAGGAACGGGGCCGGCAGATTAAGAAATTTTCACGGTGAGGGAATTAGCGCGTGCGGGGTATCTGACAAACAAGAGTGCCCCTGGTGCTAACGCCAAGATAGGGAAGCTCACTAATTTAGTCAAGAAAAATCAAGCGCGCTTTCCCGGTTTACTCGATTAATATTCCGGGAGGTGATTGAACGGGGACACAATCTGCGGGGGGGAAGGGAGGGGTGTGTTAACCTGGTAAACGCTCAAATATCTTGAGCGGGAGACGGGGATCGAACCCGCGACGTCCAGCTTGGGAAGCTGGCATTCTACCGCTGAATTACTCCCGCAAAATAGGATGTTTCCACCAATTCTCTGATAGATTCTATCGGAGTGAGCGCACTGCAGCTACAAATATAACAAAAAAGCGATGAATTGCAGCCCATTCGGATTCATGGGCAGTGTCTCAATTTCACCGAACATGTCATCCTGAGGAAGCGTAGCGACCGAAGGATCTCCTCTTTCCGAACTGAGAGATCCTTCGCTTCGCTCAGGATGACAAAATAGGAGACTACCGATTTATGCGCCGAGAAGCACTTCGGCAGGAACTTGCAACTTACGATGAAGGATTTTCATCATCTTCACAGAAAGATTTCGCTTGCCGTTGAATATCTCCGATACCCGAGCTGGCGTGCCAATGATTTTCGCCAGGTCTCCATTAGACATTCCTAATTGTTCCATTCTGAATTTGATCGCCTCGACGGGTGTCGGGGCTTCGATCGGAAAGTGCTCATCTTCGTATTTCTCGACCAGGATAGCCAGAACTTCCACCATGCGTCCGTCCCTGGAATCCGGCTTTGCATCGAAATGGGATTCAATGAAAGAAAGGGCTTCCTTGTAATCTGCCCTGGTTCTAATCGGTTGTATGCTCATATCGTCTCCGCATTTATCATATCGTACTCGTGATGAGTTCCGATAAATCGTATGTAAACTATCTTCGGCTTGAACTTGATTGCCGTAATAAGCCTGTATTTGTTTCCGCAAATGTTGAAAACGACCCTCCCGTTTTTCAAGACACTTGCAGTGCCGTAGAGCGCCTTGATTTCATTACTGTGCTTCCAATCCGCTTTCCTTGCCTCATGGTACCACGCCCTGATTGATTGTTCCGCATCCTTGTGCCGTTTGGCAAAGTGAATCAAAACAGGGCGTGTTATCACTCTCACGGCGGTTATGCGCCTTTCCCAAAGTGGGAATATTTATTCCCATTTTGGGAATACTCAAATTAAGCAAAACTATTCCTCTTTGTCAACAATGGAAGATTGAGAATTCGGCGCGTTGGGAGGCATGTCCCGGATAAAAGCCGGCGAAATAAGCCGAATTCACAATTGTAGGGACCCCAAACCAAAACATCGGTAATGTCGCAGTTTCATCTTCTCTCGTCATCCCGACATGTTTTAGGTCGGGATCTTCATGAAAGAGTTGAAAGATGCTGACCAGGAGCATGTCAGCATGACGAGGTGGAGAGGCGTTCGGTCAAATTTAGACACCACCAAAACACCCTGCCCCTTGACTTTCAAACAGGCCTTTCTATATTGGATCGATTGATTGTCTCTTCGAAAGTTCGGTACAATCTGCTAGTTTCTTTGGTTCGGCTCCGCCAGCCAAGGGATGTTAAGTCATCAGCCTTATCAACGCTCATTGGAGGAGTCATGATGTTCCGATACTCTTGTTGTTCCATTCTCTTCGCGCTTAGGTGTCGGTCAGGCCGCCGCGTGAAATCAGCGATCTGTCTGCTTTTTCTTATCGCTCTGCTATCACTCATGAGCGAGTCAGGTTCGGCCCAGTTTTTACAGCAGGGTGTCAAGCTCGTCGGCACAGGCGCGGCCGGTCTTGCCCAGCAGGGTGCCTCGGTCTCATTCTCCGCCGATAGTAACACGGTACTCGTTGGCGGAATCGCAGACAGCAATGGTGCCGGCGCGACGTGGGTTTTTACCCGTTCAGGCAGCGTATGGTCACAGCAGGCGAAACTCGTCGGTACGGGCGCTGTAGGATTTGCTTATCAAGCAAGATCGGTCTCCCTTTCCGCAGATGGCAACACGGCACTGGTGGGTGGAGACAATGATAACGGCCACGCCGGAGCGGCGTGGGTCTTCACCCGCTCAGGAGGTGTGTGGTCGCAACAGGGAAACAAGCTCGTAGGCACGGGCGCAGTGGGTAATGCCGGCCAGGGCGTATCGGTTGCCATTTCCGGCGATGGCAATACCTCAATCGTGGGGGGTCTAAGCGATAATGGCGGGATCGGGGCAAGCTGGGTTTTCATACGCTCGGGTGGTGTCTGGACGCAGCAAGGAAGCAAGCTTGTCGGCACAGGGGCCGTAGGCCCCTCCGTTTACCAGGGCTACTCGGTCTCGATCGCCGCCGACGGGAATACCGCCATTGTGGGTGCGGCTGCTGATAATAACAGCGTGGGTGCAGCATGGGTATTTACTCGTGCCGGAGGTGTGTGGACTCAGCAAGGAAGCAAGCTTGTGGGCACCGGTGCTTCGGGTTCCGCTAGTCAGGGTATATCTGTATCGATAGCCGCCGATGGAAATACCGCGATCGTGGGGGGACCTGGAGATAACAGCCTTGCCGGAGCAGCTTGGATTTTCATACGGAACCTGGGTGTGTGGTCCCAGCTGGGAAGTAAGCTCGTCGGCACCGGGGCTGTCGGCGCCGCTCACCAAGGGTCTTCGGTCTTCGTCGCTGCCGACGGGTTTACCGCAATCGTGGGGGGACCGCAAGATAGTAGTAACGCCGGTGCGGCGTGGGTCTTCGGACGCTCGGGCAATATATGGTCGCAGCAGGGAGGCAAACTGCTGGGTTCAGGGGTTGTGGGACTCAGTCAACAAGGGTTCTCGGTCTCCCTTTCCAGCGATGGCAGTTCGGCAATTGTTGGAGGGTTTAGCGACAGATCTGGTGCCGGCGCAGCATGGATTTACTCGCGGACAGGTAGCGTGTGGACTCAGCAAGGAACCAAGCTGGTCGGCACAGGTGCCGTGAGCATAGCCCGCCAGGGAGCCTCTGTTGGTCTCTCCGGCGATGGAAATACCGCGATCTCGGGCGGTACATTGGACAGTTCCGGCCTCGGCGCGACGTGGGTCTTCACTCGGGCAGGCGGAGTTTGGACACAGCAGGGGAGTAAGCTCGTCGGTACAGGCGCCTCTGGGAGTTCGGGTCAAGGCGTCTCACTCTCACTCTCCGCCGACGGCAATACGGCCATCGTTGGTGCAAACGCCGATAGCAGCGCCACGGGCGCCGCATGGATCTTTACGCGCACCGGAGTCACCTGGTCGCAGCAAGGAAGTAAGCTCGTTGGCACCGGGGCTGTTGGTGTCGCCCAACAAGGCGGTTCCGTGTGCCTCTCCGCCGACGGCAATACGGCAATCATGGGTGGGAGGGTTGATAATAGCTTTACCGGTGCGGCGTGGGTATTCACTCGAACGGGCGGGGTTTGGACTCAGCAAGGAGGCAAGCTTTTCGATGCGGGTGCCGCAGTTTCTACGCAACAAGGGGCCTCGGTTTCTCTTTCCGGCGACGGCAATACGGCGATTATAGGAGGGCCGGGACTTAATAGTAGTGCGGGTGCGGCTTGGATCTACGCACGGACTGGAGGCGTATGGACGCAGACAGGCGGGGCGCATGTGGGTACAGGCGCCACAGGCTCTGCGCATCAAGGCGCCGCAGTTTCGATTTCCGGTGACGGCAATACTGCGATAGTGGGCGGACCGTATGATAGTTCTCAGGTCGGAGCCGCATGGATCTACGCACGCGTTGCCGGAGTCTGGACTCAACAGGGAGGGAAGCTGGTCGGCACGGGCCATGTGGGTTTTTCACAGCAGGGCACCTCAGTCTCCATTTCGGGCGATGGAAATACGGCAGTTGTGGGGGGCCCTAACGACAGCAGCGGAGTGGGTGCCACATGGGTTTTCACACGGACCGGCGGTGTATGGTCTCAGTATGGAGGTAAGCTCGTAGGCGCCGGGGGTGTGGGCCTTGCCAATCAGGCCAAGTCGTCTTCCCTTTCCGCAGACGGCCATACGGCAATTGTGGGTGGGTATGTCGATAACTCTGGCTTTGGTGCGGCGTGGCTCTTCGCGAAAGCACCGACTACTCTGGAAGATACGCTGGGAAACGGGTGGAATATGGTATCGGTGCCGCTGAAGGTGGAGGATTATCACAAGACGGTGCGCTATCCCACGGCAATCTCAAACGCTTTCGCATATCAGGGTGGTTATATCACGCAGCCGATTCTCGCCAATGGGAAAGGATACTGGCTGAAATTCGAAGGGGCTCAGACTGTTCCCACCAGCGGTTACGAACGGTCGTTGGATTCGATTAACGTGTTGTCGGGTTGGAATT from Bacteroidota bacterium encodes the following:
- a CDS encoding type II toxin-antitoxin system HigB family toxin produces the protein MRVITRPVLIHFAKRHKDAEQSIRAWYHEARKADWKHSNEIKALYGTASVLKNGRVVFNICGNKYRLITAIKFKPKIVYIRFIGTHHEYDMINAETI
- a CDS encoding helix-turn-helix domain-containing protein; amino-acid sequence: MSIQPIRTRADYKEALSFIESHFDAKPDSRDGRMVEVLAILVEKYEDEHFPIEAPTPVEAIKFRMEQLGMSNGDLAKIIGTPARVSEIFNGKRNLSVKMMKILHRKLQVPAEVLLGA
- a CDS encoding efflux RND transporter periplasmic adaptor subunit; the protein is MSGRFFSFKEAEAVILRQLDGRNSLETVKTMAERELGGTLPRETLDRFINNLRQKGLLAEGRSGTGSIPAAPGRIRGNPFYVRVKLFDPDLLFGRLAKRLGFLFTPSFVVGSGLLILFAGAITFSNWNELRVSFGNLLQFQSLLFAWVVVLFVIAAHETSHGVSCKRFGGSVHEVGFLLLYFQPAFYCNVSDAWLFREKSKRLWVTFAGAYFEIFLWALATIVWRVTDPGSVVNNMAVVITATSGIKSLFNLNPLIKLDGYYLLSDYLEIPNLRRKAFEYLRGTVGRFWSSAAGQMKKITPRQRRIFLIYSVLASVYSYWLFSFVLSRLGGFLTSRYQGWGFVIFVLLLTGLFRGTLRRILRRPLSVFTNSQSIMKRVSKPVKFLVVGAVLLLFLVFYRGELKVSGQFTILPSRNAEVRGEVEGIIEEIFHDEGDVVEKGAPIARLGDREYSSELAKIKAQIDENRAQLKLLQAGARPEEIELAKTRLAKAVERLKYANKDLDMDKSLLEKQIISQKNFTETEGTSVVRKKELDEAADELRLLQAGSRKEVIEALQAKIGSLEAQKDYLGRQVQLLTITSPISGVVTSHKLREKIGQNVKKGDLIAAVNDIKTVTAEISVPEKEIADVRLGEKVVLKAQAFPSLDFEGTVSSIAPIAVKQTELRDDRTILVMTSLENSSMLLKPEMSGNAKIYCGDQPLINIIGRRLVRFVRVEFWSWW
- a CDS encoding T9SS type A sorting domain-containing protein; translation: MGGDNDNGHAGAAWVFTRSGGVWSQQGNKLVGTGAVGNAGQGVSVAISGDGNTSIVGGLSDNGGIGASWVFIRSGGVWTQQGSKLVGTGAVGPSVYQGYSVSIAADGNTAIVGAAADNNSVGAAWVFTRAGGVWTQQGSKLVGTGASGSASQGISVSIAADGNTAIVGGPGDNSLAGAAWIFIRNLGVWSQLGSKLVGTGAVGAAHQGSSVFVAADGFTAIVGGPQDSSNAGAAWVFGRSGNIWSQQGGKLLGSGVVGLSQQGFSVSLSSDGSSAIVGGFSDRSGAGAAWIYSRTGSVWTQQGTKLVGTGAVSIARQGASVGLSGDGNTAISGGTLDSSGLGATWVFTRAGGVWTQQGSKLVGTGASGSSGQGVSLSLSADGNTAIVGANADSSATGAAWIFTRTGVTWSQQGSKLVGTGAVGVAQQGGSVCLSADGNTAIMGGRVDNSFTGAAWVFTRTGGVWTQQGGKLFDAGAAVSTQQGASVSLSGDGNTAIIGGPGLNSSAGAAWIYARTGGVWTQTGGAHVGTGATGSAHQGAAVSISGDGNTAIVGGPYDSSQVGAAWIYARVAGVWTQQGGKLVGTGHVGFSQQGTSVSISGDGNTAVVGGPNDSSGVGATWVFTRTGGVWSQYGGKLVGAGGVGLANQAKSSSLSADGHTAIVGGYVDNSGFGAAWLFAKAPTTLEDTLGNGWNMVSVPLKVEDYHKTVRYPTAISNAFAYQGGYITQPILANGKGYWLKFEGAQTVPTSGYERSLDSINVLSGWNLVGSLSAPVSVSSITSSPGGIVTSPFFGYDGSYQIATAIEPGQGYWVRANQTGKLYLSTANALPEAGRIRIVNNGESPPPPPDHGDNSASSAAPREYALEQNYPNPFNPVTIVRYQVPAAGHVVLSVYNLLGQRVGTLVNGPQSPGYKSVSWDASGVPSGIYYYRLTAGTFTATRSMLLIK